A single region of the Xenopus laevis strain J_2021 chromosome 4L, Xenopus_laevis_v10.1, whole genome shotgun sequence genome encodes:
- the LOC108705929 gene encoding uncharacterized protein LOC108705929 isoform X1: protein MRLLTFASCVVLCLLRCASLAFEVTDHPNVQSHLRSVASLLRRRSSTLRPQTSSLSCQTSSIRNQSSSIRHPPSGIRNPTSGVLHQESFIRRPPSGILHQASGVRNPPSGVRNPPSGVRIRHQASASGVRIRYQASGSGIRRLSVLGCCIHFFFYFRFYIWRIFSPANRSLRFRPIKLKLPLVGVAISSHRHCLARHAVWLRSSTPPHDLCWSLRLGEEVCCYQ, encoded by the exons atgcgTCTACTTACGTTTGCGTCATGCGTCGTCCTATGCCTTCTCCGTTGCGCATCGCTTGCCTTTGAAGTCACGGATCATCCAAATGTGCAGTCGCACCTCCGCTCTGTAGCCTCCCTCCTCAGACGTCGCTCATCAACGCTCCGCCCTCAGACTTCCTCCTTGAGCTGTCAGACGTCGTCCATCAGGAATCAGTCGTCCTCCATCAGGCATCCTCCATCTGGCATCAGGAATCCTACATCAGGCGTCCTCCATCAGGAATCCTTCATCAGGCGTCCTCCATCAGGAATCCTCCATCAGGCATCAGGCGTCAGGAATCCTCCATCAGGCGTCAGGAATCCACCATCAGGCGTCAGGATCAGGCATCAGGCGTCAGCATCAGGCGTCAGGATCAGGTATCAGGCGTCAGGATCAGGCATCAGGCGACTCTCTGTCCTGGGCtgctgtattcatttttttttttacttccggTTTTACATTTGGCGCATTTTTTCCCCAGCCAATAGGAGTCTTAGGTTTCGACCAATTAAATTAAAGCTGCCACTTGTAGGCGTCGCCATTTCGTCCCACAGACATTGTTTGGCAAGGCACGCTGTCTGGCTCCGTTCATCTACCCCCCCGCATGATTTGTGCTG GTCTCTACGTCTAGGAGAGGAAGTTTGCTGCTATCAATAA
- the LOC108705929 gene encoding uncharacterized protein LOC108705929 isoform X2, which translates to MRLLTFASCVVLCLLRCASLAFEVTDHPNVQSHLRSVASLLRRRSSTLRPQTSSLSCQTSSIRNQSSSIRHPPSGIRNPTSGVLHQESFIRRPPSGILHQASGVRNPPSGVRNPPSGVRIRHQASASGVRIRSLRLGEEVCCYQ; encoded by the exons atgcgTCTACTTACGTTTGCGTCATGCGTCGTCCTATGCCTTCTCCGTTGCGCATCGCTTGCCTTTGAAGTCACGGATCATCCAAATGTGCAGTCGCACCTCCGCTCTGTAGCCTCCCTCCTCAGACGTCGCTCATCAACGCTCCGCCCTCAGACTTCCTCCTTGAGCTGTCAGACGTCGTCCATCAGGAATCAGTCGTCCTCCATCAGGCATCCTCCATCTGGCATCAGGAATCCTACATCAGGCGTCCTCCATCAGGAATCCTTCATCAGGCGTCCTCCATCAGGAATCCTCCATCAGGCATCAGGCGTCAGGAATCCTCCATCAGGCGTCAGGAATCCACCATCAGGCGTCAGGATCAGGCATCAGGCGTCAGCATCAGGCGTCAGGATCAG GTCTCTACGTCTAGGAGAGGAAGTTTGCTGCTATCAATAA